The following DNA comes from Coleofasciculaceae cyanobacterium.
ACGTTGGACACTTGTAAGCCGTAAATTCTCCCTTTATCTTGACCCACAAACAAGTCAGCTTCTACGAAATTGGCGTAACCCTTGGACTGGTGAAACAATAAATGTTATCCATCGCTCTTATGACTATCAGGAATTTCAAATTCCACAGCAAATTAGCGCTTTTATCGCTCCGGAAATTTCCTTTGTTTCACTCGATATCAACACTAAACTTCCTAATCCATACGCTAAAAACCCGAAATTTACTGACTATTCCCCAGAAGAATACCTGCGGGCATCAGACTCCTACAAATTTATTTTTCCGACTAGGATGCTTGAACAAGAAGTAGTCAATCAAAATGATAATCGTACTGTAGCACTTTCCTACTATCGAATGGGACCTTGGGAACCTTGGATGAAAATGAAGGGTAAACCGGGTTTTTTAGTATTGAACTACACAGGTGCTAAAACTGATAGGTTTGAAGATTTACACCCAGCAATCAAAGAACAGATTGAACATCGCTTGCCTTTATATCGTGATGCGCCTGCATGTAGATTAAAGCGTTCAATTGCCACTAGCTGGAGTCGATTTGAAGAAGAATTTGATGCCTATCTCCGGGGCGAAGAATTTCCACTGCTAGCACCGATAAAAGAGGAACAATGTTTAGACTAGAAGAGGCGATCTCCCAAGAGCAGAAATAATTTAAAAATCAATCTTTGTGACTACTACCAGCATTACTGTGATATATGGGCTAAAATTAGCGACGCTGTTACCAGTGGCTTTTCTTGCCTGAAACGCCTACCCCCATACAGTTTTTAAGATGGCATCAACCGCGATCGCATTTTTTTGTGGCTACTCAAGTCAGACAGCGCACGCCTTTACTATTGCGCCAAAAGTTTGGCATGAATTTTTTATCAGAGTCGAGTATCGAAAGGCTTATACAACAAACACATCAGGCTGAAGCGATAGAAAACAGCGATTTAATTCTTTTATGGTTGCAACCTTGAGAAGCTATAGAAGCCAAACCGATACTTTATCGTTACGAATTTGTTAGTAAAGAGACTAAAATTCGACTTCAACCAGACGATCCGACTTCAACCAGACGATCCGCAGCTTCCTAACTGGGAAACAGACAATATTACTGGTGCTTATAAAATCGTTGTCGAGGGGAATAGCTATCCCTTTCAAAGGTATGTTTTTAAGATTTA
Coding sequences within:
- a CDS encoding DUF1838 family protein, producing the protein RWTLVSRKFSLYLDPQTSQLLRNWRNPWTGETINVIHRSYDYQEFQIPQQISAFIAPEISFVSLDINTKLPNPYAKNPKFTDYSPEEYLRASDSYKFIFPTRMLEQEVVNQNDNRTVALSYYRMGPWEPWMKMKGKPGFLVLNYTGAKTDRFEDLHPAIKEQIEHRLPLYRDAPACRLKRSIATSWSRFEEEFDAYLRGEEFPLLAPIKEEQCLD